A stretch of Pseudomonas sp. LS.1a DNA encodes these proteins:
- a CDS encoding DUF4442 domain-containing protein, with amino-acid sequence MSDDARRLARRARLLRWRLNLFPPHLGAGIHVQHISPDLRSVKVAMKLTRWNRNYVGTQCGGSLYGMVDPFYMLLLIEQLGRDYIVWDKAASIDFISPGKGPVYAELHVDDALLDEIRQQTATGKKCLPRLQVDIRDGAGELVARVDKTLYVRLKPQARLA; translated from the coding sequence ATGAGTGACGACGCGCGCAGGCTGGCGCGCCGGGCGCGCCTGTTGCGCTGGCGGCTGAACCTGTTCCCGCCGCACCTCGGCGCTGGTATCCACGTGCAGCACATCAGCCCGGACCTGCGCAGCGTCAAGGTGGCGATGAAGCTGACCCGCTGGAACCGCAATTATGTCGGCACCCAGTGCGGCGGCAGCCTGTACGGGATGGTCGACCCGTTCTACATGCTGCTGTTGATCGAGCAGCTGGGGCGTGACTACATCGTCTGGGACAAGGCCGCCAGCATCGATTTCATTTCGCCGGGCAAAGGCCCGGTGTATGCCGAACTCCACGTCGATGACGCGCTGCTGGACGAAATCCGCCAGCAGACCGCCACCGGCAAGAAGTGCCTGCCGCGTTTGCAGGTCGATATCCGCGACGGTGCCGGCGAGCTGGTGGCGCGGGTCGATAAAACCCTATATGTGCGGCTCAAGCCGCAAGCGAGGCTGGCGTAA
- a CDS encoding 5-formyltetrahydrofolate cyclo-ligase — MTDTAQLTRPQLRRLLRNARRALTPAQQRQAAVGLYRQLAQHPLFRRARHIALYLPNDGEIDPCLLLREAQRRGKRTYLPVLHAWPRTRMVFQRFEQGEKLKPNRFRIPEPVTERKRQRPIWSLDLILLPLVGFDEVGGRLGMGGGFYDRSLAYQARRQTWKKPLLLGLAHECQKVERLAQASWDVPLQGTVSDRGWYLAPR; from the coding sequence ATGACCGACACCGCGCAGCTCACCCGCCCCCAGCTCCGTCGCCTGCTCCGCAATGCCCGCCGCGCCCTCACCCCTGCCCAGCAACGCCAGGCCGCCGTTGGCCTGTACCGCCAGCTGGCGCAGCACCCGCTGTTCCGCCGCGCCCGGCACATTGCCCTGTACCTGCCCAACGACGGCGAAATCGACCCTTGCCTGCTGCTGCGCGAAGCCCAGCGCCGCGGCAAGCGCACCTACCTGCCGGTACTGCACGCCTGGCCGCGCACGCGCATGGTGTTCCAGCGCTTCGAGCAGGGCGAGAAGCTCAAGCCCAACCGCTTTCGCATTCCCGAGCCGGTCACCGAGCGCAAGCGCCAGCGCCCGATCTGGTCGCTGGACCTGATCCTGCTACCGCTGGTGGGTTTCGACGAAGTGGGCGGGCGCCTGGGAATGGGCGGTGGTTTCTATGATCGCAGCCTGGCCTACCAGGCGCGTCGGCAGACCTGGAAAAAGCCGTTGCTGTTGGGGCTGGCACATGAATGCCAGAAGGTCGAGCGGCTTGCCCAGGCCAGTTGGGATGTACCGCTGCAGGGGACGGTCTCGGACCGGGGCTGGTACCTGGCGCCGCGTTGA
- the pepP gene encoding Xaa-Pro aminopeptidase, with translation MSHIPKAEYARRRKALMAQMVPNSIAILPAAAVAIRNRDVEHVYRQDSDFQYLSGFPEPEAVIALIPGREHGEYVLFCRERNPERELWDGLRAGQEGAVRDFGADDAFPITDIDEILPGLIEGRERVYSAMGSNPEFDRRLMDWINVIRSKARLGAQPPNEFVALDHLLHDMRLYKSAAEVKVMRAAAAISARAHVRAMQACRAGLHEYSLEAELDYEFRKGGAKMPAYGSIVAAGRNGCILHYQQNDAPLKDGDLVLIDAGCEIDCYASDITRTFPVSGRFSPEQKAIYELVLKAQAAAFAEIAPGKHWNHAHEATVRVITAGLVELGLLTGEVQALIDSEAYRAFYMHRAGHWLGMDVHDVGEYKVGGEWRVLEPGMALTVEPGIYIGADNQAVAKKWRGIGVRIEDDVVVTRQGCEILTSGVPRTVAEIEALMQAARKDAA, from the coding sequence ATGAGCCACATTCCCAAGGCCGAATATGCCCGTCGGCGCAAGGCGCTGATGGCGCAGATGGTCCCCAACAGCATCGCCATCCTGCCCGCCGCCGCGGTTGCCATCCGCAACCGCGACGTCGAGCACGTGTACCGCCAGGACAGCGACTTCCAGTACCTCAGCGGCTTCCCCGAGCCGGAGGCGGTGATTGCGCTGATCCCGGGGCGCGAGCATGGCGAATACGTGTTGTTCTGCCGTGAGCGCAACCCCGAGCGCGAGCTGTGGGATGGTCTGCGAGCCGGCCAGGAAGGCGCGGTGCGCGATTTTGGCGCTGACGATGCCTTCCCCATCACCGACATCGACGAGATCCTGCCGGGCCTGATTGAAGGCCGCGAGCGGGTCTACAGCGCCATGGGCAGCAACCCCGAGTTCGACCGCCGGCTGATGGACTGGATCAACGTGATCCGCTCCAAGGCGCGCCTGGGGGCCCAGCCGCCGAACGAGTTCGTTGCGCTGGATCATCTGCTGCACGACATGCGCCTGTATAAATCGGCAGCGGAAGTGAAGGTGATGCGCGCTGCCGCAGCTATCTCGGCGCGGGCCCACGTGCGGGCCATGCAGGCCTGCCGGGCCGGGTTGCACGAGTACAGCCTGGAAGCCGAGCTGGACTACGAGTTTCGCAAGGGCGGGGCGAAGATGCCGGCTTACGGCTCGATCGTCGCGGCCGGGCGCAATGGCTGCATCCTGCACTATCAGCAGAACGACGCCCCGCTCAAGGATGGCGACCTGGTGCTGATCGATGCCGGCTGCGAGATCGACTGCTACGCCAGCGACATCACCCGTACCTTCCCGGTCAGCGGGCGGTTTTCCCCCGAGCAGAAGGCCATCTACGAGCTGGTGCTCAAGGCCCAGGCCGCGGCGTTTGCCGAAATCGCCCCCGGCAAGCACTGGAACCACGCCCACGAGGCGACCGTGCGGGTCATCACCGCGGGCCTGGTGGAACTGGGCCTGCTGACCGGCGAGGTGCAGGCGCTGATCGACAGCGAGGCCTATCGAGCCTTCTATATGCACCGCGCCGGGCACTGGCTGGGCATGGATGTGCACGATGTGGGCGAGTACAAGGTGGGCGGCGAGTGGCGGGTGCTTGAACCCGGCATGGCGCTGACCGTCGAGCCAGGCATCTACATAGGCGCCGACAATCAGGCCGTGGCGAAGAAATGGCGCGGCATTGGTGTAAGGATCGAGGACGACGTGGTAGTGACCAGGCAAGGCTGTGAAATCCTGACTTCGGGCGTGCCGCGCACGGTCGCCGAAATTGAGGCGCTGATGCAGGCTGCCCGCAAGGACGCCGCATGA
- a CDS encoding cell division protein ZapA: MSSSNSVTVQILDKEYSIICPPEERNNLVSAARYLDGKMREIRSSGKVIGADRIAVMAALNITHEMLHRQEDRNAAPAGGTTREQVRDLLERVDQALSDDTDTKIG; this comes from the coding sequence ATGAGTTCAAGCAATAGCGTCACCGTGCAGATCCTCGACAAGGAATACTCGATCATCTGCCCGCCGGAAGAGCGCAACAACCTGGTCAGCGCCGCGCGCTACCTGGACGGCAAGATGCGCGAGATCCGCAGCAGCGGCAAGGTGATCGGCGCCGATCGCATCGCGGTCATGGCTGCGTTGAACATCACCCACGAAATGCTGCACCGCCAGGAAGACCGCAACGCTGCCCCGGCAGGCGGCACCACCCGCGAGCAGGTGCGCGACCTGCTGGAACGGGTCGACCAGGCACTGTCCGACGACACGGATACCAAAATCGGCTGA
- a CDS encoding EVE domain-containing protein, with protein MAYWLMKSEPDELSIEALGRLGEARWDGVRNYQARNFLRAMSVGDEFFFYHSSCPQPGIAGIARITRAAYPDPTALDPQSHYYDAKATTDKNPWSAVDVAHVQTLPRVLELGWLKQQAGLAELPLVQKGSRLSVMPVTPEQWAVIVALR; from the coding sequence ATGGCCTACTGGCTGATGAAATCCGAGCCCGACGAGCTCTCCATCGAAGCCCTCGGCCGCCTCGGCGAAGCGCGCTGGGACGGCGTGCGCAACTACCAGGCGCGCAATTTCCTGCGGGCCATGAGCGTTGGCGACGAGTTCTTCTTCTACCATTCCAGCTGCCCGCAGCCCGGCATCGCCGGCATTGCCAGGATCACCCGCGCGGCCTACCCGGACCCGACCGCCCTGGACCCGCAAAGCCACTACTACGATGCCAAGGCCACGACCGACAAGAACCCGTGGAGCGCGGTGGATGTGGCCCACGTGCAAACCCTGCCGCGGGTGCTGGAGCTGGGCTGGCTGAAGCAGCAGGCCGGCCTGGCCGAATTGCCGCTGGTGCAAAAGGGCAGCCGCCTGTCGGTGATGCCGGTGACGCCAGAGCAATGGGCAGTGATTGTCGCTTTGCGTTGA
- a CDS encoding HlyD family secretion protein, with translation MNRYAPRIFATALIALLAAAGGLGYWKSLHDQLPEGLSMGNGRLEATEVQIASKIPGRLAEVLVDEGDKVTRGQLLARIDTRTMQAQRSQAEAEVLRARENYAAAQASVQLRQSELLLASQELKRVREIFQRKYASQQLLDQQQARFDTANAAVVAARAQLAAIKAAIGAAEAQVAQLTSEIDDSSLRAPIDGIIQLRLAEPGEVLGAGGRVLMLIDPSDQYMNLYLPASTSGRLTVGDQARIVLDALPERALPAKVAFVAAKAQFTPKQVETRDERQKLVFRVKLRLTDPGAVPQAKPGMPGAGYVRTAEVDWPANLQ, from the coding sequence ATGAACCGATACGCCCCCAGGATCTTCGCCACCGCGCTGATCGCCCTACTCGCAGCAGCCGGCGGGCTGGGATACTGGAAGTCGCTCCACGACCAGTTGCCCGAAGGCCTGAGCATGGGCAACGGCCGCCTCGAAGCCACCGAAGTGCAGATCGCCAGCAAGATCCCCGGGCGCCTGGCCGAGGTGCTGGTCGACGAAGGTGACAAGGTCACTCGCGGCCAGCTGCTGGCGCGTATCGACACCCGCACCATGCAGGCCCAGCGCAGCCAGGCCGAAGCCGAAGTACTGCGCGCCCGGGAAAACTACGCCGCCGCCCAGGCCAGCGTGCAGCTGCGCCAGAGCGAACTGCTGCTGGCCAGCCAGGAGCTCAAGCGCGTGCGCGAGATCTTCCAGCGCAAGTACGCCAGCCAGCAGCTGCTCGACCAACAGCAGGCGCGCTTCGACACGGCCAACGCCGCCGTGGTCGCCGCCCGCGCCCAACTGGCGGCGATCAAGGCCGCCATCGGCGCCGCCGAGGCCCAGGTGGCGCAACTCACCAGCGAAATAGACGACAGCAGCCTGCGCGCACCGATCGACGGCATTATCCAGCTGCGCCTGGCCGAACCCGGTGAAGTGCTGGGGGCCGGCGGCCGCGTACTGATGCTGATCGACCCCAGCGACCAGTACATGAACCTCTACCTGCCGGCTTCCACCAGCGGCCGGCTGACCGTCGGCGACCAGGCGCGGATCGTGCTCGACGCCCTGCCCGAGCGGGCGCTGCCGGCGAAGGTGGCCTTTGTCGCGGCCAAGGCCCAGTTCACCCCCAAACAGGTGGAAACCCGCGACGAGCGGCAGAAGCTGGTATTCCGGGTCAAGCTACGCCTGACCGACCCTGGCGCCGTGCCGCAGGCCAAGCCGGGCATGCCAGGCGCCGGCTATGTCCGCACGGCTGAGGTGGACTGGCCGGCCAACCTGCAATGA
- a CDS encoding TIGR02449 family protein, whose protein sequence is MSRFELLIERVEQLKRQNALLVAQEKSWREERAHLIEKNEIAKRKVESMILRLKALEQDS, encoded by the coding sequence ATGAGCCGATTCGAGTTGCTGATCGAACGTGTCGAGCAACTAAAACGGCAAAATGCACTCCTAGTAGCTCAGGAAAAATCCTGGCGCGAAGAGCGCGCCCACCTCATCGAAAAGAACGAGATCGCCAAGCGCAAGGTCGAGTCGATGATTTTACGCCTCAAGGCCCTGGAGCAAGACTCATGA
- the rbbA gene encoding ribosome-associated ATPase/putative transporter RbbA, with product MNAPALLAEGISHRYGGLLALHPLGFSLPAGTRCALIGPDGAGKSTLLGLIAGVKRLQQGELQVLGGSIRQRRHRAALYPKVAFMPQGLGNNLYPELSIRENIRFFATLFGLGRRECEQRMANLLQATDLQRFAERPAGKLSGGMKQKLGLCCALIHEPDLLILDEPTTGVDPLSRRRFWELVEQVRAQRPQLTLLVATAYMEEAEQFEHCLMLDGGRLLAAGPSHELAAVTPSGKLDDAFTHYQGAGKAQHSPLIIPPRPATDSPVAIEAHDLTLRFGDFTAVNKVSFAIGRGEIFGFLGSNGCGKTTTMKVLTGLMPASEGSASLLGRPVDASDLATRKRVGFMSQSFSLYGELSTRQNLTLHARLFDLPKAESAQRIDELIERFDLGAIADQPSGALPLGLRQRLSLAVAVLHRPEVLILDEPTSGVDPAARDDFWRLLVELSREQGVTIFLSTHFMNEAQRCDRISLMHAGRVLACDTPDALQRQYQGNTLEDAFVRCLEQAQELAPQATDNAVLEQAATPAPALRQGFSLRRLLAVASREGKELLRDKVRLAFALLGAMFMMVIFGYGISLDVENLAFAVHDQDQSPQSRAYLEAFRGSRYFAEQAPIRDTREMHQRLQRSEIKLALEIPPGFGRDLYAGRQPVVAAWLDGGMPFRAETSRNYVEAVHQANLEQLAKASPQPQPRQDLVRLETRFRYNQDVVSVNAIGPGVMALILAFIPAMLTALGIVREKELGSITNFYATPLTRLEFLLGKQVPYLAVSLVNLALLVAMNRWLFAVPLKGSVLALACGGVAYLLATTSLGLLISAFTRTQIAAILGTMIITSLPTIQFSGLIVPRSSLDGAAAVMGQLFPAGYFLDIAVGTFTKALGLRELWPQCLILLSFFAVFTGLSLAMLKKQEA from the coding sequence ATGAACGCCCCGGCACTGCTGGCCGAAGGTATCAGCCATCGCTATGGCGGCCTGCTGGCCCTGCACCCCCTTGGCTTCAGCCTGCCAGCGGGCACTCGCTGCGCGCTGATCGGCCCTGACGGGGCTGGCAAATCGACCCTGCTAGGGCTGATTGCCGGCGTCAAGCGCCTGCAACAGGGCGAGCTGCAGGTGCTGGGTGGCTCGATCCGCCAGCGCCGCCATCGCGCGGCACTGTACCCGAAAGTGGCGTTCATGCCGCAGGGGCTGGGCAACAACCTGTATCCGGAGCTGTCGATCCGCGAGAACATCCGCTTTTTCGCCACCCTGTTCGGCCTCGGCCGCCGCGAGTGCGAACAGCGCATGGCCAACCTGCTGCAGGCCACCGACCTGCAGCGCTTTGCAGAACGCCCGGCGGGCAAGCTGTCGGGCGGCATGAAGCAGAAGCTGGGCCTGTGCTGCGCACTGATCCACGAGCCGGACCTGCTGATCCTCGACGAGCCGACCACCGGCGTCGACCCGCTGTCACGGCGGCGCTTCTGGGAGCTGGTCGAACAGGTGCGCGCGCAGCGCCCGCAACTGACCCTGCTGGTGGCCACCGCCTACATGGAGGAAGCCGAACAGTTCGAGCATTGCCTGATGCTCGATGGCGGCCGCCTGCTGGCCGCAGGCCCCAGCCATGAACTGGCCGCAGTCACCCCCAGCGGCAAGCTGGACGACGCCTTCACCCACTACCAGGGCGCGGGCAAGGCGCAACACTCTCCGCTCATCATTCCACCGCGTCCGGCCACTGACAGCCCGGTCGCCATCGAGGCCCACGACCTGACCCTGCGCTTTGGCGATTTCACTGCAGTGAACAAGGTCAGCTTCGCCATTGGCCGCGGGGAGATCTTCGGCTTCCTCGGCTCCAACGGCTGTGGCAAGACCACCACCATGAAAGTGCTCACCGGCCTGATGCCGGCCAGCGAGGGCAGCGCCAGCCTGCTCGGCCGCCCGGTGGATGCCAGCGACCTGGCCACGCGCAAGCGGGTCGGTTTCATGTCACAGAGTTTCTCGCTGTATGGAGAGCTCAGCACCCGGCAGAACCTGACCCTGCATGCCCGCCTGTTCGACCTGCCCAAGGCCGAGAGCGCCCAGCGTATCGACGAACTGATCGAGCGCTTCGACCTGGGCGCCATCGCCGACCAGCCATCCGGCGCCCTGCCCCTCGGCCTGCGCCAGCGCCTGTCACTGGCGGTGGCGGTGCTGCACCGCCCGGAAGTGCTGATCCTCGACGAACCCACCTCCGGCGTCGACCCGGCCGCCCGCGACGACTTCTGGCGCTTGCTGGTGGAGCTGTCACGCGAGCAGGGCGTGACCATTTTCCTCTCCACTCACTTCATGAACGAAGCCCAGCGCTGCGACCGCATCTCGCTGATGCATGCCGGCCGGGTGCTGGCCTGCGACACGCCGGATGCCCTGCAGCGCCAGTATCAGGGCAACACCCTGGAAGACGCGTTCGTTCGCTGCCTGGAACAGGCCCAGGAACTGGCGCCACAAGCCACTGACAACGCCGTGCTGGAGCAGGCCGCCACGCCTGCGCCGGCGCTGCGCCAGGGCTTCAGCCTGCGTCGCCTGCTGGCCGTGGCCAGCCGTGAGGGCAAGGAGCTGCTGCGCGACAAGGTGCGCCTGGCCTTCGCCCTGCTGGGTGCGATGTTCATGATGGTGATCTTTGGCTATGGCATTTCCCTGGATGTGGAAAACCTCGCCTTCGCCGTGCACGACCAGGACCAGAGCCCGCAAAGCCGGGCCTACCTCGAAGCCTTCCGTGGCTCACGCTATTTCGCCGAACAGGCGCCCATCCGCGATACCCGCGAAATGCATCAGCGCCTGCAGCGCTCGGAAATCAAACTGGCGCTGGAAATTCCGCCCGGCTTTGGCCGCGACCTGTACGCCGGGCGCCAACCGGTAGTGGCCGCCTGGCTCGACGGCGGCATGCCGTTCCGCGCGGAAACCAGCCGCAACTACGTGGAAGCCGTGCACCAGGCCAACCTCGAGCAACTGGCCAAGGCCAGCCCGCAGCCGCAGCCGCGCCAGGACCTGGTGCGCCTGGAAACCCGTTTTCGCTACAACCAGGATGTGGTCAGCGTGAACGCCATCGGCCCGGGGGTGATGGCACTGATCCTGGCCTTCATCCCGGCCATGCTCACCGCGCTCGGCATCGTCCGCGAGAAAGAGCTCGGTTCCATCACCAACTTCTACGCCACGCCCCTTACCCGCCTGGAGTTCCTGCTCGGCAAGCAGGTGCCCTACCTGGCCGTGAGCCTGGTCAACCTGGCGCTGCTGGTGGCGATGAACCGCTGGCTGTTCGCCGTGCCGCTCAAGGGCAGCGTGCTGGCCCTGGCCTGTGGCGGCGTCGCCTACCTGCTGGCGACCACCAGCCTGGGCCTGCTGATCTCGGCCTTCACCCGCACCCAGATCGCCGCCATCCTGGGCACCATGATCATCACCAGCCTGCCGACCATCCAGTTTTCCGGGCTGATCGTGCCACGCTCGTCGCTGGACGGCGCGGCAGCGGTGATGGGCCAGCTGTTCCCGGCGGGCTACTTCCTCGACATCGCGGTCGGCACCTTCACCAAGGCACTGGGCCTGCGCGAACTGTGGCCGCAGTGCCTGATCCTGCTGAGCTTCTTTGCCGTGTTCACCGGCCTGAGCCTGGCCATGCTGAAGAAGCAGGAGGCCTGA
- a CDS encoding 2-octaprenyl-3-methyl-6-methoxy-1,4-benzoquinol hydroxylase, which yields MRADLLIVGAGMVGSALALALRHSGLQILLLDGGPLTVKPFDAQAPFEPRVSALSAASQRILERLGAWDGIAQRRATPYSDMHVWDGSGTGQIHFSAASVHAQVLGHIVENRVVQDGLLERLHDSDIGLLPNARLEQLRRSGDEWLLTLADGRQLRAPLVIAADGANSAVRRLAGCETREWDYLHHAIVTSVRCSAGHQATAWQRFTDDGPLAFLPLTRDGQQDWCSIVWSTTPEHAEQLMALDEAAFLKALERAFEGRLGDVLQADPRVCVPLRQRHAKRYVDEGLALIGDAAHTIHPLAGQGVNLGFLDAAVLAEVLVNACERGERLADVKVLSRYERRRMPHNLALMAAMEGFERLFQANPLPLRWLRNSGLKLVEQMPEAKALFVRQALGLSGDLPDLAKA from the coding sequence ATGCGCGCAGATCTGTTGATTGTCGGTGCCGGTATGGTCGGCAGCGCCCTGGCCCTGGCATTACGCCACAGTGGCTTGCAAATCCTCTTGCTCGACGGTGGCCCGCTGACGGTCAAGCCGTTCGATGCCCAGGCCCCGTTCGAGCCGCGCGTCAGCGCGCTGTCGGCAGCCAGCCAGCGCATCCTCGAGCGCCTTGGCGCCTGGGACGGTATTGCCCAGCGGCGTGCCACGCCCTACTCGGACATGCATGTGTGGGATGGCAGCGGCACCGGGCAGATTCACTTCTCGGCCGCCAGCGTGCATGCCCAGGTGCTCGGCCATATCGTCGAGAACCGGGTGGTGCAGGATGGCCTGCTGGAGCGCCTGCATGACAGCGACATCGGCCTGTTGCCCAACGCGCGGCTCGAACAGCTGCGCCGCTCCGGCGACGAGTGGCTGCTGACCCTCGCCGATGGCCGCCAGCTGCGTGCGCCGCTGGTGATCGCGGCCGACGGTGCCAACTCGGCAGTGCGGCGCCTGGCCGGCTGTGAAACCCGCGAGTGGGATTACCTGCACCACGCCATCGTCACCAGCGTGCGTTGCAGCGCGGGGCACCAGGCCACGGCCTGGCAGCGCTTCACCGATGACGGGCCGTTGGCGTTCCTGCCGTTGACCCGCGATGGCCAGCAAGACTGGTGCTCGATCGTGTGGTCGACCACCCCGGAGCATGCAGAACAGTTGATGGCGCTGGATGAAGCGGCCTTCCTGAAGGCCCTGGAGCGGGCTTTCGAGGGGCGCCTGGGGGATGTGCTGCAGGCCGACCCGCGGGTGTGCGTGCCGCTGCGCCAGCGCCACGCCAAGCGCTATGTGGATGAAGGCCTGGCATTGATTGGCGATGCTGCGCACACCATTCACCCGCTGGCCGGGCAGGGCGTCAACCTGGGCTTCCTCGATGCGGCGGTGCTGGCCGAAGTGCTGGTCAACGCCTGCGAGCGTGGCGAGCGGCTGGCGGATGTGAAGGTGCTGAGCCGTTACGAGCGGCGGCGCATGCCGCACAACCTGGCGCTGATGGCGGCGATGGAAGGGTTCGAGCGGTTGTTCCAGGCCAACCCGTTGCCGTTGCGCTGGTTGCGTAACAGCGGGTTGAAGCTGGTGGAGCAGATGCCGGAGGCCAAGGCGCTGTTCGTGCGGCAGGCGCTGGGTTTGAGCGGTGACCTGCCGGATCTGGCCAAGGCTTGA
- a CDS encoding YecA/YgfB family protein: MPNTQSPYIAFAMLLSSNGHPVTPAELHGLLIGRSCAGAGFDADGWLADAAQLLETEPGDSVRNALVGLQEMVKGELTSDDMAIVLLLPSDDAALSDRATALGQWCQGFITGFGLNAGGKDLSDEAKEVLQDLVAISQVQEALEESDDGESDYMEVMEYLRVAPLLLFSELAKPAAPAPKPSLH, translated from the coding sequence ATGCCCAATACCCAATCGCCCTACATCGCCTTCGCCATGCTGCTGTCCAGCAATGGTCATCCTGTCACCCCGGCCGAACTGCACGGCCTGCTGATCGGCCGCAGCTGCGCCGGTGCCGGCTTCGACGCCGACGGCTGGCTGGCCGATGCCGCCCAGTTGCTGGAAACCGAACCCGGTGACAGCGTGCGCAACGCCCTGGTCGGCCTGCAGGAAATGGTCAAGGGCGAGCTGACCAGCGACGACATGGCGATCGTCCTGCTGCTGCCTTCCGACGACGCCGCCCTGAGCGACCGCGCCACCGCGCTGGGCCAGTGGTGCCAAGGCTTCATTACCGGCTTCGGCCTGAATGCCGGTGGCAAGGACCTGTCCGACGAAGCCAAGGAAGTGCTGCAGGACCTGGTGGCCATTTCCCAGGTTCAGGAAGCCCTCGAAGAGTCCGACGATGGCGAGAGCGACTACATGGAAGTCATGGAATACCTGCGCGTGGCACCCCTGCTGCTGTTCTCCGAGCTGGCCAAGCCGGCCGCCCCCGCGCCCAAGCCATCGCTGCACTGA
- the ubiH gene encoding 2-octaprenyl-6-methoxyphenyl hydroxylase, producing the protein MNRVNLAIIGGGLVGASLALALQAGAKARGWKILLIEPFAPGDSFQPSYDARSSALSFGTQQIYQQLGLWQAIGHRAEPIRQIHVSDRGRFGATRLDALEEGVPALGYVVENAWLGQCLWQGLDSEVVSWRCPAEVTAMQAIEGGYRLQLNDDTQLECDLAVLADGGRSGLREQLGIHVRHTPYQQSALIANITPGEAHGGQAFERFTEDGPMALLPLPDNRCALVWTRQGMDARRLADIDERNFLRELQGVFGYRLGALRQVGARHLYPLSLIEAQEQVRPHLVVLGNAAHSLHPIAGQGFNLSLRDVQALAEALLAGPQQPGDLTTLQAYHQRQRLDQAMTIGFSDQVTRLFGSSQPLLAAGRNLGLLGLDLLPPAKSWFARQAMGLGTRPDPRGQS; encoded by the coding sequence ATGAATCGGGTAAACCTGGCGATCATCGGTGGCGGCCTGGTGGGCGCGAGCCTGGCCTTGGCCCTGCAGGCCGGGGCCAAGGCGCGAGGCTGGAAGATTCTGCTGATCGAGCCGTTCGCCCCCGGTGACAGCTTCCAGCCCAGCTACGATGCGCGTTCGTCGGCACTGTCGTTCGGTACCCAGCAGATCTACCAGCAGCTGGGCCTGTGGCAGGCCATCGGCCATCGCGCCGAGCCGATCCGGCAGATTCACGTGTCCGACCGCGGCCGCTTCGGCGCCACCCGCCTGGATGCCCTGGAAGAGGGCGTGCCAGCGCTTGGCTACGTGGTGGAAAACGCCTGGCTGGGCCAATGCCTGTGGCAAGGGCTGGACAGCGAGGTGGTGAGCTGGCGCTGCCCGGCGGAAGTGACCGCGATGCAGGCCATCGAAGGCGGCTACCGCCTGCAACTGAACGACGACACCCAGCTGGAATGCGACCTGGCGGTACTGGCCGACGGTGGCCGCTCCGGCCTGCGCGAACAACTCGGCATCCACGTGCGCCACACGCCTTACCAGCAGAGCGCGTTGATCGCCAATATCACCCCGGGCGAGGCCCACGGCGGCCAGGCCTTCGAGCGGTTCACCGAAGACGGCCCCATGGCCCTGCTACCGCTGCCGGATAACCGCTGCGCGCTGGTCTGGACCCGTCAGGGTATGGACGCGCGGCGTCTGGCCGACATCGACGAGCGCAATTTCCTGCGCGAGCTGCAGGGCGTGTTCGGCTATCGCCTGGGCGCCTTGCGCCAGGTGGGCGCAAGGCACCTTTACCCACTGTCGCTGATCGAGGCCCAGGAGCAGGTGCGGCCGCACCTGGTGGTGCTGGGCAACGCTGCGCACAGCCTGCACCCCATTGCCGGCCAAGGTTTCAACCTGTCGCTGCGTGACGTGCAGGCGCTGGCCGAGGCGTTGCTGGCCGGCCCGCAGCAGCCGGGCGACCTGACCACATTGCAGGCCTACCACCAGCGCCAGCGCCTGGACCAGGCGATGACCATCGGTTTTTCCGACCAGGTCACCCGCCTGTTCGGCAGTAGCCAGCCGTTGCTGGCTGCCGGGCGCAACCTTGGTCTGCTTGGGCTCGACCTGCTGCCACCGGCGAAAAGCTGGTTCGCCCGCCAGGCCATGGGCCTGGGCACCCGCCCCGATCCGCGAGGTCAGTCATGA